A DNA window from Streptomyces bacillaris contains the following coding sequences:
- a CDS encoding MBL fold metallo-hydrolase → MPSGSGPAPHAARAPARPALLTLLGGVGTVTGSKFLVESDHARILVECGLFQGHAKLRRRNWVKFARAASDVHAVVVTHAHLDHCGYLPRLVRQGFRGPILMSTPTARFAEIVLRDSARLQTEAARHANEHGWSKHRPADPLYDDADVERTLAFFDPVPVGSEVEIMRGTRLTLHHGGHILGSAWAHLTLEDGHALAVSGDLGRPGHPLLRPPDPFSGADVLLMESTYGNRRHDREGGRRAFASAVGRTLARGGSVVIPAFAIDRTEVVLHELAELRYTGALPRSVPVYVDSPMALAALDVYRDALRGRSAELRPEILDRGTDALSPDPFLAARTVQESIAINSARGPCVIVSSAGMATGGRVLHHLRRLLPDPRNSVVVVGFAAAGTRARDLVDGARVLKMFGEYVPVRAEIVDVPHFSAHADADQILDWLRDAPAPHTTYLVYGEEGASAALRDRLDRELGWTAVVPKPGEAVLVR, encoded by the coding sequence ATGCCGTCCGGCTCCGGACCGGCCCCGCACGCCGCCCGCGCACCCGCCCGGCCCGCCCTGCTCACCCTGCTGGGCGGGGTGGGCACCGTGACCGGCAGCAAGTTCCTGGTCGAGAGCGACCACGCCCGCATCCTCGTGGAGTGCGGGCTCTTCCAGGGCCACGCGAAGCTGCGCAGGCGCAACTGGGTGAAGTTCGCGCGGGCCGCGTCCGATGTCCACGCCGTCGTCGTCACCCATGCCCACCTGGACCACTGCGGGTATCTGCCGCGCCTGGTCCGGCAGGGGTTCCGGGGGCCGATCCTGATGAGCACCCCCACGGCGCGGTTCGCGGAGATCGTGCTGCGGGACAGCGCCCGGCTCCAGACGGAGGCGGCCCGGCACGCGAACGAGCACGGCTGGTCCAAGCACCGCCCGGCCGACCCGCTGTACGACGACGCCGATGTGGAGCGGACGCTCGCCTTCTTCGACCCGGTGCCGGTCGGCAGCGAGGTCGAGATCATGCGGGGCACCCGGCTCACGCTCCACCACGGCGGCCACATCCTCGGCTCCGCCTGGGCGCACCTCACCCTGGAGGACGGGCACGCCCTGGCCGTCTCCGGCGATCTCGGCCGCCCGGGGCATCCGCTGCTGCGGCCCCCGGATCCGTTCTCCGGCGCCGACGTCCTGCTCATGGAGTCCACGTACGGCAACCGCCGCCACGACCGGGAGGGCGGCCGCCGGGCCTTCGCCTCGGCGGTCGGCCGGACCCTGGCCCGCGGCGGCTCCGTGGTGATCCCGGCCTTCGCGATCGACCGCACCGAGGTGGTCCTGCACGAGCTGGCGGAGCTGCGGTACACGGGGGCGCTCCCCCGCTCGGTCCCCGTGTACGTCGACAGCCCGATGGCCCTGGCCGCCCTGGACGTCTACCGGGACGCGCTGCGCGGCCGCTCCGCCGAGCTGCGCCCGGAGATCCTGGACCGGGGCACGGACGCGCTGAGCCCCGATCCCTTCCTCGCCGCCCGTACGGTCCAGGAGTCCATCGCCATCAACAGCGCGCGGGGCCCCTGCGTCATCGTCTCCTCGGCCGGTATGGCGACGGGCGGCCGGGTGCTGCACCATCTGCGCCGACTGCTGCCCGACCCCCGCAACTCCGTGGTCGTCGTCGGTTTCGCCGCCGCGGGCACCCGCGCCCGGGACCTGGTGGACGGGGCGCGGGTGCTGAAGATGTTCGGCGAGTACGTTCCCGTACGCGCCGAGATCGTCGACGTACCGCACTTCTCGGCGCACGCCGACGCGGACCAGATCCTCGACTGGCTGCGGGACGCACCCGCCCCGCACACCACCTATCTGGTGTACGGGGAGGAGGGCGCGTCGGCCGCGCTGCGTGACCGGCTGGACCGGGAGCTGGGGTGGACGGCGGTCGTACCGAAGCCGGGCGAGGCGGTCCTGGTGCGGTGA